A genomic segment from Streptosporangium roseum DSM 43021 encodes:
- a CDS encoding ABC transporter substrate-binding protein: protein MADLTRRGLLAAGALTLLAGCGKDQPRQQAADGRPHGEVTVWLHGSQDTGQQFQELVHRYIAEFKVDVKLLYLPVGQLDAKLLTAFSGGAPPDVFKIGHWSFPAHAKKKRLAPVDTKALSLQNYEPGTTTPLTYQDVPYGVPIDFNPCMLYYRKDRFEEAGLDPDKPPATWEEVADYSAKLTSGDRRRVGLQWLYGDPQWALMTLTALVQGKGGELVAAGGAKASLATEQGIDALTYMSGIGNPKLSNPLGSLGLFYSGEAAMVVSGAFLGPALEKLGKDKLTFGKQYGVAPMPTWAGGPPVVPAYTWGWGVAKDSPNQFTAWHLVNYLQGAPSVTANLDNGIIIPTKGWRDAGPRGKSEIMKIVADSLPHVDFGPIIPGTLELAKAAAGAVDSVAHGKSTPAQAAAAFDSAVRPVL, encoded by the coding sequence ATGGCGGATCTGACGCGGCGTGGGCTACTCGCCGCCGGCGCGCTCACCCTGCTCGCCGGATGCGGCAAGGACCAGCCTCGGCAGCAGGCCGCGGACGGCAGGCCGCACGGCGAGGTCACCGTCTGGCTGCACGGCTCGCAGGACACCGGCCAGCAGTTCCAGGAGCTCGTGCACCGCTACATCGCCGAGTTCAAGGTCGACGTGAAGCTGCTCTACCTGCCCGTGGGCCAGCTCGACGCCAAACTGCTGACCGCCTTCAGCGGCGGCGCCCCGCCCGACGTCTTCAAGATCGGCCACTGGAGCTTCCCCGCGCACGCCAAGAAGAAGCGGCTCGCGCCCGTCGACACCAAGGCGCTCTCGCTACAGAACTACGAGCCGGGCACGACCACCCCGCTCACCTACCAGGACGTGCCCTACGGCGTGCCCATCGACTTCAACCCCTGCATGCTCTACTACCGCAAGGACCGGTTCGAGGAGGCCGGACTCGACCCCGACAAGCCCCCGGCGACCTGGGAGGAGGTCGCCGACTACAGCGCCAAGCTCACCTCCGGGGACCGCAGGCGAGTCGGCCTGCAGTGGCTCTACGGCGACCCGCAGTGGGCCCTCATGACGCTGACCGCCCTCGTCCAGGGCAAGGGCGGCGAGCTCGTCGCGGCGGGCGGCGCGAAGGCGTCGCTGGCCACCGAGCAGGGCATCGACGCCCTGACGTACATGTCGGGTATCGGCAACCCCAAGCTCTCCAACCCGCTGGGCTCGCTCGGCCTGTTCTACTCCGGCGAGGCCGCCATGGTCGTCAGCGGCGCCTTCCTCGGCCCCGCGCTGGAGAAGCTGGGCAAGGACAAGCTCACCTTCGGCAAGCAGTACGGCGTCGCGCCCATGCCCACCTGGGCCGGCGGCCCGCCCGTCGTTCCCGCCTACACCTGGGGCTGGGGCGTGGCCAAGGACTCGCCCAACCAGTTCACCGCCTGGCACCTCGTCAACTACCTGCAGGGCGCCCCGTCGGTGACCGCCAACCTCGACAACGGCATCATCATCCCGACCAAGGGCTGGCGCGACGCCGGGCCGCGCGGCAAGTCCGAGATCATGAAGATCGTCGCCGACAGCCTCCCGCATGTCGACTTCGGCCCGATCATCCCCGGCACCCTCGAACTGGCGAAGGCCGCGGCCGGCGCCGTCGACTCCGTCGCCCACGGCAAGTCGACCCCCGCCCAGGCCGCGGCGGCCTTCGACTCCGCCGTGCGACCGGTCCTGTGA
- a CDS encoding carbohydrate ABC transporter permease: MSVLGRARARPQATAGVALTLPVAVFFVVFWLVPFLAAIYLSFTDYEMAGTPNWIGLANYERMFADPGFLNSAWITVVYTVCTVVPTIVLALLVAVPLSRPGRLNRWLRALVMIPAVMPLAATSMVWVIIYSDRGLANTLLGLVGIDPQSWLTSSDLAIWALVVMVVWKSMGLFVIILTAGLQALPGEVYEAAAIDGSGAVTTFTRITLPLLRRTLLFVLVISVAGSMQAFVPAFLLTGGGPADATQVLPYYIWANAFPYEHMGYAAAMGMVLLVAMVIVSALQFGFLKGGDE, encoded by the coding sequence GTGAGCGTGCTCGGCAGGGCCAGAGCCCGGCCCCAGGCCACGGCGGGCGTGGCGCTGACCCTCCCGGTGGCCGTCTTCTTCGTCGTGTTCTGGCTCGTCCCGTTCCTGGCCGCCATCTATCTCAGCTTCACCGACTACGAGATGGCAGGGACGCCCAACTGGATCGGCCTCGCCAACTACGAGCGCATGTTCGCCGACCCCGGCTTCCTCAACTCGGCGTGGATCACCGTCGTCTACACGGTCTGCACGGTCGTCCCGACGATCGTGCTGGCCCTGCTGGTGGCCGTGCCGCTGAGCAGGCCGGGACGGCTCAACCGCTGGCTCAGAGCGCTCGTCATGATTCCGGCCGTGATGCCGCTCGCCGCCACGTCCATGGTCTGGGTGATCATCTACTCCGACCGCGGCCTGGCCAACACCCTCCTCGGCCTGGTCGGGATCGATCCGCAGTCCTGGCTGACCAGCTCCGACCTGGCCATCTGGGCCCTGGTCGTGATGGTCGTCTGGAAGAGCATGGGGCTGTTCGTGATCATCCTGACCGCCGGGCTGCAGGCGCTGCCCGGTGAGGTGTACGAGGCCGCCGCCATCGACGGCTCAGGGGCGGTGACCACGTTCACCCGGATCACGCTCCCGCTGCTGCGCAGGACCCTGCTGTTCGTCCTGGTCATCTCGGTGGCCGGATCGATGCAGGCGTTCGTGCCCGCCTTTCTGCTCACCGGCGGCGGGCCCGCCGACGCCACCCAGGTACTGCCGTACTACATCTGGGCCAACGCCTTCCCTTACGAGCATATGGGCTACGCCGCCGCGATGGGCATGGTGCTGCTCGTCGCCATGGTGATCGTCTCGGCGCTGCAGTTCGGGTTCCTGAAGGGAGGCGACGAATGA